Genomic segment of Salvia hispanica cultivar TCC Black 2014 chromosome 2, UniMelb_Shisp_WGS_1.0, whole genome shotgun sequence:
CTAAACTTCCAGGCATAAAATATATGAAGAGGAAACAACAAACATAATAACATAAGCTTATGTGGATGcacctttatttttttaaacaggTTTGGAATATTCTCGTCATCGAATGGGAGGGTGCCACAGAGAAGTGCATAAAGAATTACACCACAGCTCCATACATCCACCTCAGGCCCCGCATATAGTTTACCCGATATAACCTATGATAGAAACACACATCATACTTTGAATTGCACATTTCTGAAACGCTCAAAATCTCTGTCTAAATTCTAGCTACATCTTTGCCTCATGGGTATTTTAGAGTACCTCTGGTGCAGCGTAGTTAGGGCTTCCGCAACTAGTCTTCAGAAAATGACTGTTACGCATAATGTTACTCAAACCAAAATCAGCAATCTTTACGTTGTGCTTAGAATCCAAAAGCAAGTTTTCTGGCTTCAGATCTCGATGAACCACCATGTTCCTATGGCAGTATTCCACTCCAGATATTATCTGCAATCATCAGCACCACAAAGACATTGCTACACTCATCGTAGATGAAAAATATCTTGATAAGTCTAAAAGGAAAAATCTAACCTGTTGAAAGAACATGCGTGCCTCCTCTTCATGTAACCTGCCTTTCTCCACAATATAATCAAACAATTCACCAGACTTCACATATTCCATCACAACGTATATGTCGGAATTTGTCTTCACTACCTCATAGAGACGTATGATGTGGGGATGCATAAACaatctcaaaattttgatttctctTCGGACTGCAAGAGGCAACCAACTGTTAAAAAAACTGATGTATGCTTGATTTAACTAACATGTGCATTACTAGAGAAAGAAACATACAGAATAACACGAACACATATCCAAGTACGGGAATAAAATACCTTGGACACAGCTAGACACCATTTGGAGTCTCAGATTTTAAAGTAGTAAAAATTTTGCAATActgttatattaataattatcatCTTTACTCTGAGAATAGTTGCACGGAAAATGGACCTTACATACCCGACATGATGCACATGTAAAAACAGATTCATGtgaaaatttgtgtattttggCGAAATTACCCCAATACTGAGCATGATTAATTACATAACCGTAGTTCCTCAAACAAGGAAATTGGAAAATGAACATGGAGGGGGAAGGGGAGGAACAGCAGTACAACAAAGGAGCCACATGCCATGGTCATATAGATGGCGAACACATCAATTGGAGAAGACATATTATTAACATATAGTGAATATGGTTTGCACTAACCTTTTTCTTCCATATCCATATTCTTTATCTTCTTACGATTTAGAATCTTGACAGCAACTTTGTGCCCTGTGAGTGCATGTTCAGCAATTTTAACTTTGCCAAATGAACCAATCCCAAGAGTCTTCCCAAGTTTGTAGTTCCGTAAGAACGAATCAACACTGTTGCCATCTTGGTTTAATCCATCCATAATCTGAAAAAGACATAATGTCAGATTTGACCTTCATTCATAAACCACACTTCAGGAAGGCAACAACTATGTTAAGATTGAAAGTAATTACCACAGAATTGAATTATAGAGACATGAATTTACTCGATTGGTCGAAAATCAACAATAGCAAAAAACCAGCATAAGTTACTCCTTCAGCATGCTAAGTAAATTTGTCCAGATTTTCCATTCTAACTCATTTCCTCTTTTTAAACAAGTTACTATAATGGAACACCCATCAAGAAGAGATCAAAACACACAATTTGTtatcatgaaaataaaattgtaaatgcAAATTGAACAATGACATGCAAATTCGAAAAACAAAGGAAATCAACAAATCGAAATCGTGAGGGGGATTTGATTCAGTACGAACGAAGTGTGTGCGGGGTGGGGGCGATGGCCTCCTCCAATGCAGGTTGAGGAGATGATGATGGTGGTGATGGCGAATTGGCGATGCCGATACTGAAAGCTAAGtttgctttctttttttataatttaattttgattttgaataattaaggCGTGAATTGGAGTTGATTAATTAGAGATTTTGTGGAAAATACAGTTACATAAATGGAAGTTTAGTATAGGTGGGGAAGAAAGATCCAATTATTTAGAGGAACGCGTGGGGAgcattatttcaattattgctATTGTTATCATTAGCACAAATCAAATTAGGAAagtactaacattttttacaaattaataaattatactctttTTTCACTCAAGATTTGGTTAAATATGATTTGGTTAGTACATATAGGAGGGATTCTTTCTGTATTAtgcatttgattttgataagTAAATGtaagatttattttcttttttttaatgaagtgaAAGTAAGATATTTGTCCTCCAAGATTCTCAAATAACACTACTCCataatttagtactactattattcatGTGGAATCAAGTTCTTATATTGTTAGTATTGCTCCCTAATTAGGGCTTGAATCTTTGGTGTTTATGTCAAGCAGAATTAGAGATGTCAAGTGGGCCGGGCCGACCCAGCCCAGCCCGGGCCCGGCCCGGTATGGGCCGGCCCAGGCCCGACCCACCAATGAAATGGTGCGGGCTTGGGCTGGGCTTAGTAGATTAATCGGGCTCCAATTGGGCCTTTTTACAAACCCAGGCCCGGCCCAGGCCCAGGCCCACTCAAAGCCCGACCCAGCCCAGGACCGGCCCGAGCCCAGGACCAGCCCAGGACCGGCCCAGGCCCGGCAGAATGTAACTATGAACttagttttatactattagGTACATTAGTTCTTTCAAGTTATTTGTGCATATTTCTTActtgtatatatgtattatgAATATGGGTGAAGTTTgaatattattcatatataataatatatcgAATAATCATATCTCCtagttaatttattagatgcatgattatggagtattatatttgcacatttgttttctaaaattacaTAGATTAGTTAttgacttttaaaaaaaatagtggatcCTATAATTGTTTGtgttataataattttgatttgcttAATTATAGAGATTAGTTGTCAATCATTTATCTCTATCAAATATAGttccataaatataatgattgattagttatttatatgtatataatatatgtatatgagTATGAAGATTGATTggatgtatatatgtatttgtatgtttttatgataatcatagattttattaataaaattatgcaaaaataatcaattaattcaatCACTCAacctaaatcaaaatttataacaaatttattttcataattacatttaatttgcatAATCATAAGGAGTAGGTTTTTTATAGATTTATctccattaaaaatagtttcataattatactattatgaTTCCTAAATTTGGGGATTATATATAACATTTATGCGTGTATaatctattaatataatacCTAAATTTTGTGGGAATATATAAAACTTCATGCTCAAAATCTTGATTCCTTATTTTGTGGTAATACGtattttttacatcattaGTACTACACTAACCCCCATCATTTTGAGGtgttagtatattaaatatatgcaaGTACAATGATACATTTCAATCTTTACTCAATTGGTTAGTGTAGCTAATTGGGAACCATTAGCACTTGGGTTCGAAACCTTctgatcaattaatttttaattagtgcAATTAAAATTTGAGCTTGGCCCAGCCCAGCCCAGCCCGGACCGGCCCAGCCCGGCCCACTTACTAACTGGGCCCGGGCTTGGGCTGGGCTCATTCTGTATTTCAAAACCCAGGCCCGGCCCGGCCCGACACAAACATGGGCCTGGGCCGGGCTGGGCTCAAATACTGGCGGGCCATACCGGGCCCGGGCCGGGCTGGGCCGGCCCGGCCCACTTGACATCTCTAAGCagaatattaattgttttggGATTTGTTcatgcatttttatatgtacTAGGACGATATCATATTACACACAGAACACTTcatcttatatatttattatattggGGTGAGGGGTCTACaccatttttcattaaatcaaaatgtgatgtattaatttataatcatgCGTACGTAGTTCAAATCATTTTccaaatttcataaatcaGATTAAATGTATTCACGTGCGATACTCTCAACATTTGGAGGGCCTTTTCGCAGCTATTACTATTTAACACGTTGaacttattataattataattattatttaatgcatatttattcCGCACACATAACTATATacagtaattttttatttgatatagtAAACCTTTAAATGAGCGGTCATGATTCAAGAAGAGCCTTTTAATGTTcacataattaatattaaaaatgatattattgttAAATACAATTTACAGATGACATTATTGTTAATCATGCAGTTTAaagtagtatttaaaaatgcagatatataatatatatactcactCCTTTCCacgtagttgagtcatttcattttatgcactcattttaaaaaaataataataaatagttaaaactgagaaaaaataaagtaaaataaagaataatgtagataaaagtcttctctatattattctatcttaaattttactttttatcaactttaactatttattatcatttttacaaaatgagtgtataaaattgaatgactcaactactatggaacggaggagtaCTAATTTACTATAATATCCACACTAAGTTAAATCTAATTGTAaagtattttttcttaaatgaaagaaaaagaactGAGCTTACAAGTGGAGTAACAATTATTGTTACTAATAGTTAGAAGTTAAGGACTATAGCCCTCTTTAGCACCCCAGAAAAAGTTAGAAGTTCGAATTCTATTCGTATTATATAGTGGAGTAGTAGTGTTGTCGACTGGGCTGGGCCAGCTCGAGTAGACCCGCCGCAGTTTAGGCTCGGCCCGGTCAGGACAAACAACTAAGTAGGCCGGGTTGGGCCTGCCCtgattttgactttttaatGTAGTATTAAATACTTAATAGATTTTACACTCAAATATTGAacgaaaataactaaatttcaTAGTAGCAATTGAACGCATATTAAATCGTGTATTTgttaacatttaaatattcattaataataCAACACgtgaataatttaattgtgtgtTCACGACTTTGTATATCAAGGGACaaggagtactattattttttgaaaaaatatgacGCCTTTTGATCACATGATAAGTAAATACTCATTGAGTGATGATTTAGAGATATAAGGTCTCCAAGTTATAATATCTCTATGTCACTTTGTCATATaagttaaattataatatggaATAATTTAcccttattttaaattaaataataattgaataaataaatatatatcaattaatcataaaaGGAAAGACAATTCATATCAAATTACTAGTATCTTTTATCTAAAATATACatcaatcaaattattttgaaacatgaaggggtgggaatacgggTATCCGTGGATACTCGATCCGAAAAAACCgggtatccaaacccgaaaatcatcaaaatgtCTATCCAAAACCCGACCCAATATATTTTCGGATACTCCAATACCCGCCCCGGGTGTCCATACCCGACGTATTGGGTACCCGAATACCCGACTCTTTACATgtgttaataactaataaaaaaatttaattttatatactaatataaatatagaaatatttaaattgatttatatctttaatgttgcatttattttgtagtataaaactataaaaaatgggtcatttttattttaaagtgtgtgattatatttattgggatTGGTTATACAATATGTAagtaaaatagtaaaagttacgcatttaattaaatagtagaagcaaccaataatataattcaaaagtcaaaataattaactaaaatataaaaaccatATGAGTTGGTTATGCAATATGTAAAACTTGAGAGTTTAGAGAAGCGGTGACCTAGagagtaagagagattgacttatttatataagtttaGAGAAAATTAACCTAGTAAGttgtaattagtaaataaattagccTAGCTCTTGAAGCCCAAAATCACTgaacttaatttaaaaattgctttaaataataaattggatattcggATAATATCCGATACCCATTCGGGttacccaatacccgatttatcttaaatttcaataccCAATCCCATACCCAATCCCgtaaaattggatattgggtattCAATACCCGGCGAATATCGGATTGGGTACGGATAaacccaatacccgatatccgtatTCCCACACCTACATGACATGACTATTAAATTTCTATAGctaaaacactttattttgaaACCATGTaacaatttaattctagtatacagatttaaattattgttccCTAACATTTTGTCcgttaataaaataaagcatgTATAAATTTCGCATCTTTATTTGATGTTGTAAGAACTCAagcaattaaattgatttattaattttataaatataaattctaaattcaataatgttttgtaataagaaaattatgagTGAGTATTAAATCTATTAAGTACCTAtaagttttgaatttaaaaatttgattgtataatgtattatttaaaataaagttcaaattcattatattagatttttttttaaataaaaatcgtGATTGAAGTtagaaagaataattaaaatttagcatcattggagtatttaaaattttgaaatttatgtaCGCTTCCTAAACAAAATAgtggaatataaaattaaagccAATATATGATGCAGCCGAAGATTAGGTAGAGAGATTGGAGATTGTGGTGAGATGATTAGAGTATATATTTGCTTAAAGCATGCCATCAATATTTGCACACAACTTTCCTAAGCaagtactattaaatataaataaatgtttttatgTGCACAAAGATAGCATGATATATGcacaaaacatttatttaaataaaaatataaaacaatctAGCATGActattttaatcttattatGGCATTGTCATTATGTctcaaaaacatttttcttactaaaaaaaggtataaacattttttaagtATCCTAATGTGGCCACCAATACTATGATCCccatatatttattctaaattttattgagaTATAAATGATAGGTGTAGTTTTCAATATAGCTGAAAATTAGGGTTGATCGcacattataatttttttccattcaatGCACCTAAGCCTTTAAATTAGCATCAAATTAATAAGGGCTAGAGATTTGACGTGTTCGATGTGTcacactctctcaattttttggAAGTGTAA
This window contains:
- the LOC125203933 gene encoding SNF1-related protein kinase catalytic subunit alpha KIN10; translation: MDGLNQDGNSVDSFLRNYKLGKTLGIGSFGKVKIAEHALTGHKVAVKILNRKKIKNMDMEEKVRREIKILRLFMHPHIIRLYEVVKTNSDIYVVMEYVKSGELFDYIVEKGRLHEEEARMFFQQIISGVEYCHRNMVVHRDLKPENLLLDSKHNVKIADFGLSNIMRNSHFLKTSCGSPNYAAPEVISGKLYAGPEVDVWSCGVILYALLCGTLPFDDENIPNLFKKIKGGIYTLPSHLSACARDLIPRMLIVDPMKRISIPEIRAHPWFQAHLPRYLAVPPPDTTQQAKKIDEDILQEVI